TCGCCGGCGCGCTTGGCCAGCGCCTCGTACTCGGCCATGTTCTTGACCCAGGCCTGGGCCTGCATGTCCGCGCGGGGCTCGAAGACCCGGCCTTCCTTCATCATGCTTTCGATCTTGCGTTCATCGCTCATGTGGACTCACTCCTGCTGTGTTGCGAGGAAAGACTGCCTCCAGGGGGGTCGCCCGGCGGACCCGCGCGGCCACGCTCCCGCTCTACCCCATTTTCAATTCCGACCCAGAATTTTTCCGGTGAACGGCGAAATGCGGGGGTGAACGGCGGGCGGCGAAAAAAAGACCGCCTTTCGGCGGCCCATAAAAAAATGGGAGAGCGGCCGCGCCGCCCTCCCGAAATTATCTTTTTGGGCAGGGGCGAAGCCCCTCAGGTCAGGCTGCTGGCGAAGCCTTTGGCCGGGGTGCCGCCGGGGTTGCGGTTGCCGCCGGATTTGGCCTGGGCCATCATGAGTTCGCTCTGCAGGGTCATCAGCTCGGTCTGCAGGGCCTGGATCTTGGTTTCCTTTTCCTCGTCGGTCAGGTCCGAACTGCCCTCCAGCTCCTGGATCTTCTGCTGGATCTCCTTGATCCGCTTCTGGATCTTCTCCACGGTGCTGCTCGCGGCGTCCTCCGCGGAATTCGACTCTTCGGACGTGCCGGTCTTGGCGGCCTGGGCCAGGGACTTGCCCTCCTCGGAGATGCTCACCGTGTCGCCGGAGGCCGTGGTCTGGGTCGTATCGTCCGAGGCGCCCCCGGAACCGGCCAGCTGGAACACGCTGGTTCCCTGCACCAACCCGGTGCCGATCGCGCTGATGGCCATACATTCGCTCCTTGCTTTCCCCCTTTTATCGACAGGCCGCTAAGATAACTTTAGGTTCTCCGGTTGCCTCGGCCGCCGCCTTCGGGCTATCCTGCCCCGGACATCCGGAGCAAACCGCCGACCACGAGGGCCACATGGGCATCAGCAACCTCGAACACATGTTCAATCCCAAGTCCGTGGCCGTCATCGGGGCCACCAACGAGCCCCAGAATCCGGGCAACATCGTCATGCGCAACATCATGACCGGCGGTTTCCTGGGTCCGGTCATGCCCGTGTCCGACGAGGCCGAGGCCATCGCCGGCGTGCTCACCTATCCCTCGGTGCAGAAGCTGCCCAAGACCCCGGACCTGGCCATCGTCTGCAGCCCCCTGCCGGAAGTTCCAGAAATCCTCATGCGGCTCAAGGAATTCGGCACCAAGGCCGTGGTCCTGCTGGCCGCCGGATACGCGGGCATGGACGCCGAGGAGCGCGCGGACGTGGCCCACACCATCCGCACGGTGGCCAACCCGCCGGATGTCCGGGTGCTCGGGCCCAAGTGCCTGGGTTTCATGGTCCCGGCCGTGAACCTCTACGCCAGCATCGCCCACGCCAAGGCCCTGCCCGGGCGCATCGCCTTCATCTCCCAGTCCGACTCCCTGTACACGGCGGTCCTCGACTGGGCCATGTCCCAGGGCATCGGCTTCTCGCACATCGTCTCCCTGGGCAGCCGCCTGGACGTCGGTTTCTCCGACATCCTCGACTACCTGGCCTCGGACCCGCTGACCCGCTCCATCCTGCTCTACGTGGAGTCCACCCACGACGCCCGGGCCTTCATGTCCGCCGCCCGCGCCGCCTCGCGCAACAAGCCCGTGGTGGTCATGCGTCCGGGCCTGGCCCTGCGCGAGGTCCAGGCCACCCTGGCCGAGGCGGATCTGGGCTCGGACGACGTCTACGACGTGGCCTTCCGCCGCGCGGGCATGCTCCGCGTGGACAGCATCGACGGCCTATTCGACGCGGCCCAGACCCTGGCCCAGCCCAAGGCCGTGCGCGGCGACCGCTTGGCCATCCTGACCAACGGCGGCAGCGCCGGGGTCCAGGCCGCCGACGCCCTGCTGCGCGGCGGCGGGCGGCTGGCCGAACTCTCCGCCGACACCCGCGAGGCCCTGGACAACGCCCTCGGCGGCTCCTGGGCCCACTCCAACCCCGTGGGGGTTCCCTACAACGCGGGCGGCAAGGAGTACTCCGAGGCCCTCAAGGTCCTGGTCAAGGACCCGGGCGTGGACGCGGTGCTCGTGATGCACGTGCCGTTCGCCGGGTTGGCCGACGAGGAAGTGGCCCAGGCCGTGGCCGAGACCCTCAAGCGGGTCAAACGCATGGTCCTGGCCTCCTGGCTCGGCTCGGGCTCGGCCGGACGCGCGCGGGCCCGGCTCTCGGACGCGGGCATTCCCACCTACGAGACCCCGGACACGGCCATCCGCGCCTTCCTCTACATGGTCGAATACCAAAAGAACCAAGAACTACTCATCGAGACGCCGGACTCCCTGCCCTCGGATTTCTTCCCGGACACCACCACGGCCCGCGAGGCCGTGCTCAAGGCCCTGGACTCCGGCCGAGACGGGCTCACCGAGCCCGAGGCCAAGGACGTGCTGGCGGCCTACGGCATCCCGGTGGTGGAGACGCGCCTCGCCATTTCGGCCCGAGAGGCGGTCATCGCCGCCGACGAACTGGGCTATCCCGTGGCCGTGAAGCTCCGCTCGCCCCAGATATCCCAGCCCTTCGACGTGGGCGGGGTGATCCTGGACCTGGAGAGCGCGGAAAAGGTCTGGGAGGCCTGCGCGGGCATCCTCGCCCGGGTCTCCCGCGAACGCCCCGACGCCTACATCGAGGGCTTCACCGTGCAGAAGATGGGCCGCCGCCCCGGGGCCCATGAACTGTTCATCTCCGCCGCCGTGGACCCGACCTTCGGCCCGGTGATCCGCTTCGGCCACGGCGGCATGGCCCGCGAACTCATCCAGGACAGCGCCCTGGCCCTGCCGCCCCTGTCCATGAGTCTGGCCCGCGAACTCGTTTCGCGCACGCGCATCTCGCGCCTGCTCTCCGGCACCCCGGACCATCCGGCCGCCGACCTGGACGACGTCAGCCTGACCCTCATCCAGGTCTCCCAGCTGCTCATCGACGTGCCCCAGATCGCCGAGCTGGACATCAATCCGCTCTACGCCGACGACCTGGGCGTGCTGGCCCTGGGCGCGCGCATCCGGCTCACGCCCTACGCGGGCGACGGCCAGGGCCGCCTGGCCATCCGCCCCTATCCCCGCGAGCTGGAGGAGTGCGTGGTCACCAAGCAGGGCCGCAAGGTCACGCTGCGGCCCATCCGGCCCGAGGACGAACCGGCCCACCTGGAGTTCATCTCCCGGCTCAGCGACGAGGACCTGCGCCTGCGCTTCTTCGGCGTGGTGCGCCGCGACTTCGGCCACAAGGACATGGCCCGCTTCACCCAGATCGACTACGACCGCGAAATGGCCTTCATCGCCACGGCCCAGGACGAACGCGGACGGCCCGAGACCCTGGGCGTGGTGCGCACCTCCACCCGGCCGGACAACTCCGAGGCCGAATTCGCCATCGTCATCCGCTCGGACCTCAAGGGTTCGGGTCTGGGCAGCCTGCTGTTCCAGAAGATGATCCGCTACACCGAGTCGCGCGGCACACGGCACATCGCGGGCCAGACCCTGGTGGAGAACAAGGCCATGCAGGGCCTGGCCCGCAAGTTCGGCTTCGCGATCTCCCCGGACCCTCACGACGAGAGCATGGTGGACATGGTCCTGGAGCTGGAGCGACGCCCGGACTGAGTCCGCGCCGGGACGGTCATAACGGCCTTGCCTCCGGGGCGCTTCCATGTCAGCCTGGGAAACGGCGGAACCAGCGGGGCCGTCCCGCCGGAAGCATACTTTCTCCCGGAGCCGTGACATGAAGATCCTCTCGGCCGCGCGCATGGAGCGCTGCATCGGCTGCAATTCCTGCTCCCTGGCCTGCGCCAGACTCGTGCACAAGCGCCTGTCCTGGTCCTCGGCGGGCATCCGAATCCATTCCTCGGGCGGCATCTCCACGGGCTTCCAGGCCCTGACCTGTCTGGCCTGCGATCCGCCGCCCTGCGCGGCGGCCTGCCCCACCGGAGCCTACTCCCCGCGCAAGGGCGGCGGCGTGGTGGTCAAGAAGGATCTCTGCATCCGCTGCGGGGCCTGCGTGAAGGCCTGCCCGGTGGACGCCATCGCCGAGGACTTCGAGGGCGCGCCCTACGTCTGCATCCACTGCGGCCGCTGCGTGGAGTTCTGCCCCCACGACTGCCTGGAGATGGTCGACGTCGAGGAACTCCACGCCCGCGACAAGGAGGTGCCCGCATGATCCGCGACCACTTCCGCGTGCTCGTCATGGACCTGGCGGCGGGCAAGGGCAAGGTGGCCAAGATCGACGGCCGCGACGAGGTGGCCGGAGGATCGGGCCTGGCCGCCCTGCTCTTCAACCTCTACGGCCTCCCCGACCGGCCCTGGGACGATCCCGCGCAGCCCTTCATTTTGGCCATCGGCCCGCTCACCGGCTACTTCCCGCTCATGAGCAAGACCGTGGCGGCCTTCAAGTCGCCCTACCACGACCAGTACGCCGAGAGCCACGCCGGGGGCCGTTCGGCCCTGGCGCTGCGCTTCGCGGACTACGACGCCCTGGTGCTGGTGGGCCGCGCGGCGCGGCCGTCGGTGCTCGTGGTGGGCTCGCGCCGGGTGGAGCTCAGGGACGCCCAGTTCCTCTGGGGCATGGACGCCCTGAATGTGGCCAAGCGGCTGCGCCAGATGTCCGGCGGCTCCGGCCACCGGAGCATCCTGCGCATCGGCCCGGCGGGCGAGAACCGCTCGGCCCTGGCCTGCATCAACGTGGACACCTACCGCCACTTCGGCCGCCTGGGTTCGGGCACCGTGCTGGGGGCCAAGAACGTCAAGGCCGTGGCCATCCGGGGCGACGCGGACTTTCCCTTCGACCAGGGCGGCGCGGCCTGCGGCGGCGCGGTGTCCAAGGACTATCCCAAGCTCTTCAAGGAGATCCACCGCCAGCTCACGGACACCCAGATGATGAGCAAGTACCACAACCTCGGCACCGCCGGGAACGTGGCCGCGCTCAACGAACTGAAGTCCCTGCCCTGGCGCAACCTCCAGCAGACCACGGACCCAGGGGTGGAAGGCATCTCCGGCGAACGCTTCGCGGACGAGACCCTGCTGCGCAACACGGCCTGCGCGGGCTGTCCCGTGGGCTGCGTGCATATCGGCTTCGTGCGCGAGAAGTTCATGGCCGACAACCGTTGGCTCTACCGCCAGGTCTCCTACGACTACGAGCTCATCTTCGCCGTGGGCTCCATGCTCGGCGTGACCAGCGCCTTCGACGTGCTGCGCATCGTGGACGCGGTGGAGAAGCAGGGCCTGGACGTCATGGGCGCGGGCGTGGCCCTGGCCTGGGCCACCGAGGCCCTGGAGAAGGGCCTGCTCACGCCGGGGCAGGTGCTGGAGCCGTTGGCCTTCGGCGACGCGAACGCCTACGCCCGGGCCGTGGAGCACCTGGGCCGGGCGGCCAACGAGTTCTACCGCGACCTGGGCCGGGGCGCACTGGTCGCTGCGGACACCTACGGCGGCGCGGACTTCGCCTGCGTCTTGGGCCAGGAGATGGCGGGCTACGCCACGGGCGAGCTCTACTTCGTGGCCCAGGCCCTGGGCTTCCGCCACTCGCACCTGGACTCGGCGGCCTACTCCTGGGACCAGAAGCACGACGAGAAGGACGTGGACAAGGGGGTGGAGTTCCTGGTGGCCGACGAGTCCGGCCGGTCCTTCCTGACCTCCATGGTCTCCTGTCTCTTCGCCCGGGGCGTGTACAAGGACGAGCTCCTGGCCCAGGCCCTGGAGAGCGTGGGCTACACGGCCCTGGCCCGAAACATGGCCCAGGTCGGGGAGCACATCCGGCGGCTGCGCTGGCGCACCCGCTTCGCCACGGGCTTCAACCCCGAGGCCGTGCGCATCCCCAAGCGCTTCACCGAGGTGAGCACCTGGAAGGGACCGGTGGACCCGGTCTACATGGAGGCCCTGCGCCGAGCCTACGCCAAGCGCCTGCGCGAACTGGGCAAACCCCTGGAGGACGAGGCTCCGGCTTGATTCCGCGCCGCCCCGCCACAAAGGGGTTGCAAAGGATCGCCGGATTCGTTAATAACCGCTTCTCACCCGTGCCGAGGTAGCTCAGTTGGTAGAGCAGGGGACTGAAAATCCCCGTGTGGGCAGTTCGATTCTGTCCCTCGGCACCACGGAAGACCAGAGCCCCAACGATTCCCGAAAAACGGACGTTGGGGTTCTTTTTTTGCGCGCACCATTGGGACCGGCGCGGCAGCCTGCGCGTGAACATACCATGCTTGAATGTTTATCGTTTCCCGTCTATCGAAAGCGAAAATCAGGCTCGGTCGTCCTCGACTTCTCCCTACAATAGATGCGTTATGGTGAACGCCGGGGCAACGCGCGGAGTCAAAGGAAACACCATGATCAGCTGCACCTTGTTTCCTGGCCGGTACATGCAGGGGGCCGGAGCCCTGTCCCGCCTGCGCCACGAACTGGCGCGCATGGGCCGCAGGCATTTTCTCATCTGTTCGCCGACTCCCCTGGAGCAGGTGCTGCCTCCGCTGCTGCCCGGACTGAAAACGATCGGGGACATCCGGACGGAACGTTTCGGACGTGAATGCTCGGACCAGGAAATTCAACGGCTCACAGCGCTGGCCCGGGACTTTGGGGCCGAAGCGGTCTCCGCGGTCGGTGGCGGGAAAACCCTGGACGCCGCGAAAATGGTGGCGGCAGGGCTCGATCTCCCCGTCGCCCTGGTTCCGACCATCGCCTCAACGGATGCGCCGTGCAGTTCGGTCAGCATCATCTATTCCCCCCAGGGCGAATTCGAGCGGGTGGAAACGCTCTCCCGCAATCCCGACCTGGTTCTCGTGGATACCGAACTCATAGCGAAGGCCCCGGCCAGGTATCTTGTCGCGGGCATGGGAGACGCCCTGGCGACGTGGTTCGAGGCTGACTCCTGCCGCATCAGCCGCGCGACGACCATCGCCGGCGGCGTCTGCTCCATGACCGCGCTGACCCTGGCCCGCTCATGCTACGAGACCGTCCGGGACTGGGGCTTGGCCGCGCGCACGGCCTGCGAAGCAGGTGTGGTCACCCCGGCGCTCGAGCGTGTCGTGGAGGCCAATACGCTTCTGAGCGGCCTGGGGTTTGAAAGCGGAGGGTTGGGAGCGGCTCATGCGATGCACAACGGCCTGACCGCCCTGCCCGCCACCCATCGGCTGAACCACGGGGAAAAGGTCGCCTTCGGCGTCCTCGCCTCCCTGTTCCTGACCGACAAGCCGCTGATGCTCGTGGATGAAGTCTACACGGTGTGCGGGGAACTCGGATTGCCGACCACGCTCGCCGATCTGGGACTCGACGGAATCACGGAGCACGAATTGGCGCGCGTTGCTGAAAAGGCCTGCGCACCCGGGGAAAGCATCCACAACGAGCCCGTGGAAGTCTCTCCGGATCTGGTTCGCGCCGCCATCAAGGCTGCCGACGCGGAAGGCCGTCGCCGCAAAAAAACCGGCGCCGCGGGGTGAGCCCCGGGTATATGCCACCCTTGGTATGCGCGGGATGAGGGAGCCCATTCGCGGGGGCTTTTTTCGGCCTTGCGCCGCGCGCCGAGGGCCGCCGCATTCGAGTCTGGGCGGCCGGAGGCCGGGCGAAGCATGGAAGGCACCGTGTCCGGCGGGGCGAGAGACGTCTCCGGCCTTGCGGACGTCCCGGCGACGGCGCGGGAACCACCCGGCTTCACCGGAGTTCCGCCGCCGACACGCCCATCCGATGGAGGTGACCGCCATCACCAGAAAAACAGCCGGCCTGGCCGACATGCAGGCCTATATCCAATCCCACGCCGACGTCATCTCCCACGTCACGTGCATCGACGTGGAGATCATGGACAACGACATGGTGCGCATCGCGGGCACGGGCATGCATGCGCCCGGCGTGGGCAACAGCATGGAGCAGGCTGGAGAGATCTACAAGGAGGCCATGCGGACGCACGAGACCATCCTCGAGGATTCCCCGCGCCGACACGCCATCTGCGCCCGCTGCCCGGACCGGGGGAACTGCATGGAGGGCTGTTCCCTCGCCACCCCCATCGTGGGCGGCGACACCCTGTACGGAGTCATCGGGCTGGTCTGCTTCAACGACGCCGACCGCATCCGTCGCGCCATCGCCTTGAAACCGAACAGCACCCGCGCCGCCTGGAAGGCGGTAATCCGGCATCTCCAAGATCGCGCCGAAGATGCCGCGAAGCGGCGGTTTTCCGGCTTCCCGATACAGCGGGCGGCGAATACTCTTCGCGAAGCGGCGACACGGAAGGAGAAAAAGGGTGCCCGGCGTCGCGCGGGGATGCGCGACGCCGGGCGGCGGGGGATCGGATCGGGAGGATATCAGGTCCGCTCAGCCTACTGCAGGGGCTTCTCCGCGGCGATCTTCAGGAACTTGTCGGTGACCAGGTCGGCCTTCTTGAACTTCTCCAGTTCGGCCGGAGAGAAACGGCCCATCTTGGTGAAGAACGTGGCGGCCTCGACCTGCCACTTGGCCATGTCGGAGGAATTCGAGCCGCTGTTCAGCTTGAGGGCCTCGTCCAGGGTCCAGCGCGGGTGCACGGCCAAGTCGTTCTTGGCGTCCGTGACGCTCATCTTGGTGCCGCAGAAGTCACTCATGAACTTCTGGTAGGCCTTGACGATCTCGTCCGCGTTGGCCGCGACGCGCATGGCCTTGGAGGCGCGGAAGTACACGCGCAGGAACTTGGCGGTCAGCTCGGGATGCTCGTTGCACCACTTCTTGTCGCCCACCAGGACGGTGGCGGTGTTGGCCTTGGTCGTGCCGGTGGAGCCGGCCTTGACCCAGCCGCGCGATTCGCAAGTGAAGGTGAACGGCGCCCAGACCGAGGCCGCGTCGCCGATGCCCTTCTCAAAGGCGGCCACGATGGAGGACTGCTCCATGTTCGTGATCTTCACGTCGCCTTCCTTCAGGCCCAGGATCTCGAGCCACTTGCCCACGATGTAGTGGGAGGTGGTCTGCGAGGTGAGCAGGATGGTCTTGCCCTTGACCGCGTCCGGGCTGCCGTACACGTCGGGGTAGGCCGGGTTGAAGCCCTTGGTCTTGAGGATCGGGCTGTCGGCGCGGACATAGAAGGCGTTCACTTCGCTCTCGTCGATGACCGGGGCGATGAGCGAGATGTCGTAACGCATGCCGCCGATGAGGACGCCGCCGACGCCGGTGCCGCCCATGACCCACTGCTTGGCGGGCAAGGCCTCCATCTGGGCCGGGCCGCTGCCGAAGAGCAGCATCTCGATGTCCAGACCCTCTTCCTTGTCCCAGCCCTTTTCCTTGGCGTACCAGATGTTGAACGCCTCGGAAGAGTCCATCCAGCAGGTGGGAATCTTGACCAGCTTCTGCTGGGCGAAGGCCGCCCCGGACCAGGCCAGAATGCAGACCGCGCAGAGCGCCAGTGCCATGAACCGTCTCATGCAGAACCTCCAGTCGTTTCAGTTTCCGGTTTGAGGGAACGCCTTCTCGCGCGCTCCCGTTCTTTCTCCGCTAGAGCGTCAATTCCTGGGCATCGGTGATCTCCTGGCGCAGGCGCAGGAACTCGATGTCCATGGGATCCCTGGGACGCGGCAGGTCCACGTCGTAGGAGGCCTTGACGCGGCCCGGGAGCTTGCCCTCCAGGGTCACGATGCGGTCGCCCAGAAGCAGGGCCTCGTCGATGTTGTTGGTCACGAAGACCATGGTGCGCTTCTCCGCCAGCCAGATGCGCTCGGTCTCCTGCTCCATGAAGAAGCGGGTCTGGGCGTCGAGCTGGCCGAAGGGCTCGTCCATGAGCATGACCTTCGGCTGGGTGGCGAAGGCGCGGGCGATGCCCACGCGCTGCTTCATGCCGCCGGAGAGCTGGTGGGGGTAGTAGGACTCGAAGCCCTTCAACCCGACCATGTTCAGGTAGTGGTCCGCGATTTCGCGGCGCTTCTCCTGGGGGACGCCGCTCATCTCCAGGCCGAGGAGCACGTTGCCGAGCACCGTCTTCCAGGGGAAGAGCATGTAGCTCTGGAAGACCAGCCCCCGGTCGGGGCCCGGCCCGGTCATGACCTCGCCGTCCAGGAGCACGCGGCCCTCGCTGGGCGTCTCCAACCCGGCGATCATCCGCAGGAGCGTGGTCTTGCCGCTCTGGCCCGGCCCCAGGACCACCAGGAGTTCCTCGTCGTAGACCTCCAGGGAGACCTCCCGGAGCACGGGAACCCGCTGCGTGCCCTTCTGGATGAAGGTCTTGCTCAGGTTCTCGCAGGCGATCTTCACCCGCGGCTGTTGTTCAGTGGTGTTCACGTCCGCTTCCTTTCCGTGGTTGGCGGGCCTAGAGGCCCTTGATGTCGCGCCGCCAGGGGCAGAGCTTGCGGTCCAGCCAGTCCATGGCCTGGGACAGAATCCAGGCGATGGCCGCGATGACGACCATGCCGCCGAGGACCATGGCCGGGTCCGAGACCTTCATGCCCTGGATGATGATGTAGCCGAGGCCGGAGCGGGAACTGACCAGCTCGGCGGCCAGCACGCAGCCCCAGGCGCTCGACATGGCGATCTGGAGCCCGGCGGAGATGGCCGGCAGCGAGGCCGGAATGCAGACCTGCCGGACCTCGTCCCAGCGGCTGCCGCCCATGACCCGGACCACGTCGTAGAGTTCGGGTTCGATGAGCAGGACGCTGTTGTAGGCGTTCAGCAGGGCGGGCACGAACGAGCCGATGACGATGATGAATATCTTCGGCGTCTCCTGAATGCCGAACCAGAGGATCGCCACGGAGATCCAGGCCAGCGGCGGCATGGGCTTGAAGATGTCCACGATCGGCTTGACCACGGCGTTGACGTAGGGATTGAGGGCCATGAGCAGGCCCAGGGGCACGCCCAGCAGGGCGGCCAGCAGGAAGCCGATGAGCACCCGCTTCAGGCTGGCCAGGATGTGGCCCCACATGGTCAGGCCCGCCAAGGTCTCGGTGAACAGCTCATGCAGCTTGTCCACGACCTGAAAGGGCGTGGCCAGGGCGCTGGAGCTGCCGAGCACTTGGCTGGCGGCGGCCCAGTGCCAGAAACCGAAGAAGGCGATCAGGGAGACGGTGTTCAGGAAGTACTCGTTGCGCAGCACTCTCCCCAGAGTGATCCGCTTGCGCTCCCCGGCGCGCAGGATGACTTCGTTGCAGACGGATTCGGCGCTGTTGCTCATGGCTTATCTCCGAATTCCGGCCAGGAGCCTGGCCTCGATCTTGTCGATGATCACGCCGATGACAGCGCCGGCCAGCCCCACGCTGACCATGCCCAGGATCACGATGTCGGTGCGGCCGAGGTTGCGGCCCATGGTGATGAGGAAGCCCAGGCCCTGGTCCGAGGCCAGGAGTTCCGCGCCCACCAGCGTCACCCAGCAATAGGCCAGGGCGATCTGGAGCGCCCCGAAGACCATCGGCAGGGCCGAGGGCACGCAGATGCTGGTGAATATCTTCCAGTCCCCGGCGCCGAAGGTCCGGGCCATCTGGATATGCACCGGGTTGGTCATGCGCACGCCGATGAAGGCGTTGATGACGCAGGGCACGATGCCCGAGATCCAGATGATGAAGACCTTGCCGCCCAGGCCGATGCCGAACCAGAAGATGGTCAGCGGAATCCAGGCGATGGGCGGAATGGGCCGGATGAGCTCGAAGATGGGCCGGGCCAGGCCGCGCACGGTGGCGAACCAGCCCATGAGCAGGCCCAGGGGCAGTCCGACGACTAGGGCCAGAAGGTAGCCCAGGAAGGCCTCCTGCATGCTCACCCAGGCGTGCGTCAGCAGGGTGGCGCCATCGGGATTCACGTTGGTCAGCTTGTCGATGGCCAGCAGCACGACATCGGACGGGCGGCTGAGCAGGGTCGAGGGAATGCGCCAGTCCTCGACTCCCGGAGGCGCGACGCAGAACTCCCAGAGCAGGATGAAGGAAGCCACACTGAGCACCGGCAGGACGCGGAGCAGCAAGGGCTTGTGCACTTTCACTGTTTCATAGGCCATTGCGATGTTCTCCTCTCGCTCTCTTCATGGACCCGGAGCTACCACCAGCGGATCAACTCGGTGACGTGCCGCCTGATCTCGATGAAACGGGGGTCCAGGAAGTTGCGCGGCCTGGGCAGGTCGACCACCACCTCCGCCCGCACCTTGGTCGGCTTGGGCGTCAGCACGATGATCCTCTCGGCCACGTAGACGGCTTCCTCGATGTTGTGGGTCACGAACAGCACAGTGCTCTTGAGGGTCTGCCAGAGCTTGACCAGCTCGTCCTCCAGGTAGAAGCGGAGCTTCACGTCGAGCTGTCCGTAGGGTTCGTCCATGAGCAGCAGATCGGGATTCACGGCGAAGGCCCGGGCCACGGCGATGCGTTGCATCATGCTGGCCGAGACTTGGTTGGGATAGAGGTCGGCGGTGTCCTCGAGCCCCACGAGGTGGAGGATGTAGTCCAGCCGCTCGGCGGCCTCCTTCTTGCCGAACTTCTTGATCTCCATGCCGTAGGCCACGTTCTGGCGCACGGTCCGCCACGGCAGGGCCGTGGGTTCCTGGAAGACGAAGGCCAGGTTGTGCCTGGTCGGGTTGGCCACCTCGCCGTCGATGAAGATGTTGCCTTCGGTGGTTTCGGCCAGCTTGGACATGCAGTTGAGGAAGGTGGTCTTGCCGCAGCCCGTGGGCCCGACGATGCTCACCAGTTCCCCTTCCCTGATGTCGAAGTTGATCTTGTCGAGGACGAGCAGGTCCCCGAACTTCTTCGTCAGGTCGGCAACGCGGATCTTGGGTTGCCGGTCGTCACACTCAGCCACGTTTCTCTCCTCGAATGCTCTCGCTGCTTGTTCGCCTGGTCCGGCGATTCCCGAACCACATCGCTGGTTGCCGGGACCTCAGTACGCGGTGGTGGCCTCCGCGTACTGGACCATTTCGGCGGCCTCCTCGGCGTCGACGACCTCCACGCCGTCGATGAGCGCCTCGGGGGACAGCCCGCGCTCCTCAAGGCTGGTCCCGAGGGCGTGCACGCTGCCGCCCTCGGCCATGAAACGCCGGAGCATGTCCCCGGCGTAGCCGGGCAGCCCCAGGAGATTGAACACTCCGTCACCCATGCAGAGCAGGCGCACATCGAAGCCGCCGTTGGTCAGCATGGCCCAGGCGGCGCGCAGACCGAGCACCGCGGGCTCCTGCCCGGGAGCCTTGCGCACCACGACATTGACAGTGGAAAACATCCGGGGCCTCCTAGTTGCCGATGGCGAGAAGCACGTCCGTCGCCATCAGGAAACGGGTGTAGGAGTTGCCGACGTCGCCGCGCTCCACGCCGTCCAGATAGGGGCAGCCTTCGGTGCCCCGGCTGTATTCCGTGGTGTGGCAGGTGGCGATCTTGGCCCCCAGCCGGGTCAGCTCCTCGATCTTTTCCGAAAGGACGTAGCCGTCCATGTGCGCCCGCAGGGCGTCGGAGATGGCCGAGCGGCCCTCGACGGGCACGGGCTTGTTGGCCAGGTTGCAGCCGTTGCCGTAAAGGAAGAGGTTGACCTTGCCGCCCTTCTCCAGAATGGCCTTGGAGAGGTTCACGGCGAAGACCGCGTCGTCGTTTTCCGTGCTGCCGGAAAGCAATACCAGGGTGATGGTCCGCGACATGCCTTCTCCTCCTACAGGGCCACGAACTGGTCGTGGTCGTCCAGGATCAGCCCGGCCATGCCGGGGTAGTCCACGATCCGAACCTTGGGGTCCAGGGCCAGCCCCCGGGCCTTGACCGCGTCCTCGGCGGCGTAGAACTCCTCCACGCCCAATTCCTCGAGCCCGGGCAACATGCCCGGGAGGCCGAAGAAGACGGCGTCGCCCACCAGGAGGACGGTCTTGTCCTCG
This is a stretch of genomic DNA from Desulfovibrio aminophilus DSM 12254. It encodes these proteins:
- a CDS encoding FlxA-like family protein codes for the protein MAISAIGTGLVQGTSVFQLAGSGGASDDTTQTTASGDTVSISEEGKSLAQAAKTGTSEESNSAEDAASSTVEKIQKRIKEIQQKIQELEGSSDLTDEEKETKIQALQTELMTLQSELMMAQAKSGGNRNPGGTPAKGFASSLT
- a CDS encoding bifunctional acetate--CoA ligase family protein/GNAT family N-acetyltransferase codes for the protein MGISNLEHMFNPKSVAVIGATNEPQNPGNIVMRNIMTGGFLGPVMPVSDEAEAIAGVLTYPSVQKLPKTPDLAIVCSPLPEVPEILMRLKEFGTKAVVLLAAGYAGMDAEERADVAHTIRTVANPPDVRVLGPKCLGFMVPAVNLYASIAHAKALPGRIAFISQSDSLYTAVLDWAMSQGIGFSHIVSLGSRLDVGFSDILDYLASDPLTRSILLYVESTHDARAFMSAARAASRNKPVVVMRPGLALREVQATLAEADLGSDDVYDVAFRRAGMLRVDSIDGLFDAAQTLAQPKAVRGDRLAILTNGGSAGVQAADALLRGGGRLAELSADTREALDNALGGSWAHSNPVGVPYNAGGKEYSEALKVLVKDPGVDAVLVMHVPFAGLADEEVAQAVAETLKRVKRMVLASWLGSGSAGRARARLSDAGIPTYETPDTAIRAFLYMVEYQKNQELLIETPDSLPSDFFPDTTTAREAVLKALDSGRDGLTEPEAKDVLAAYGIPVVETRLAISAREAVIAADELGYPVAVKLRSPQISQPFDVGGVILDLESAEKVWEACAGILARVSRERPDAYIEGFTVQKMGRRPGAHELFISAAVDPTFGPVIRFGHGGMARELIQDSALALPPLSMSLARELVSRTRISRLLSGTPDHPAADLDDVSLTLIQVSQLLIDVPQIAELDINPLYADDLGVLALGARIRLTPYAGDGQGRLAIRPYPRELEECVVTKQGRKVTLRPIRPEDEPAHLEFISRLSDEDLRLRFFGVVRRDFGHKDMARFTQIDYDREMAFIATAQDERGRPETLGVVRTSTRPDNSEAEFAIVIRSDLKGSGLGSLLFQKMIRYTESRGTRHIAGQTLVENKAMQGLARKFGFAISPDPHDESMVDMVLELERRPD
- a CDS encoding 4Fe-4S dicluster domain-containing protein encodes the protein MKILSAARMERCIGCNSCSLACARLVHKRLSWSSAGIRIHSSGGISTGFQALTCLACDPPPCAAACPTGAYSPRKGGGVVVKKDLCIRCGACVKACPVDAIAEDFEGAPYVCIHCGRCVEFCPHDCLEMVDVEELHARDKEVPA
- a CDS encoding aldehyde ferredoxin oxidoreductase N-terminal domain-containing protein, producing MIRDHFRVLVMDLAAGKGKVAKIDGRDEVAGGSGLAALLFNLYGLPDRPWDDPAQPFILAIGPLTGYFPLMSKTVAAFKSPYHDQYAESHAGGRSALALRFADYDALVLVGRAARPSVLVVGSRRVELRDAQFLWGMDALNVAKRLRQMSGGSGHRSILRIGPAGENRSALACINVDTYRHFGRLGSGTVLGAKNVKAVAIRGDADFPFDQGGAACGGAVSKDYPKLFKEIHRQLTDTQMMSKYHNLGTAGNVAALNELKSLPWRNLQQTTDPGVEGISGERFADETLLRNTACAGCPVGCVHIGFVREKFMADNRWLYRQVSYDYELIFAVGSMLGVTSAFDVLRIVDAVEKQGLDVMGAGVALAWATEALEKGLLTPGQVLEPLAFGDANAYARAVEHLGRAANEFYRDLGRGALVAADTYGGADFACVLGQEMAGYATGELYFVAQALGFRHSHLDSAAYSWDQKHDEKDVDKGVEFLVADESGRSFLTSMVSCLFARGVYKDELLAQALESVGYTALARNMAQVGEHIRRLRWRTRFATGFNPEAVRIPKRFTEVSTWKGPVDPVYMEALRRAYAKRLRELGKPLEDEAPA